A portion of the Lysinibacillus timonensis genome contains these proteins:
- the ltrA gene encoding group II intron reverse transcriptase/maturase, with protein MQRPQKTSQDGCLQRDKLETEEYARVCSPAVKEVGQQDGIDLIDKVIDSNNLFRACKKVKANKGAPGIDGMTVDELFGHVSKYLPHLKRKLKDGSYKPLPVKRVEIPKADGTKRKLGIPCVRDRMVQQAIYQVIGGIIDPKFSDSSFGFRPNRNQHQAIKKSIKYYEQGYKVVVDCDLKSYFDTINHQKLMEYLKEFIKDKIILKLIWKFLKSGILENGFTKPTEFGAPQGGVLSPILSNVYLNQLDIELEERGHKFVRFADDFCIYVKSKRAGERVLDSITKFLEKELKLTVNKTKSKVGSPTKLKFLGFCIHSTSKSTGCRPHHSAKKRFRDKLKYKTRRNRTGKFEDIVKEINQVTVGWINYYGIGLMKMFIQDMRKWLNHRLRQLIWKRWKKVKTRYYQLRRLGIQHNEAWKVANTRKGYWRISGSETLHKAIRTKTLIKWGIKDLNYLYERRYLSY; from the coding sequence GTGCAAAGACCGCAGAAAACATCGCAAGATGGCTGTTTGCAAAGGGATAAGTTGGAAACTGAAGAGTATGCAAGAGTGTGTAGTCCTGCCGTTAAAGAAGTAGGTCAACAAGATGGTATCGATTTAATTGATAAAGTAATTGATAGTAATAATCTTTTCAGAGCATGTAAGAAGGTTAAAGCCAACAAAGGTGCGCCTGGAATAGATGGAATGACAGTAGATGAACTTTTTGGTCATGTCAGTAAATACCTACCCCATCTTAAGAGAAAACTGAAAGATGGCTCATATAAGCCTCTTCCAGTCAAACGGGTTGAAATCCCGAAGGCGGATGGTACAAAACGAAAATTAGGCATTCCATGTGTTAGAGACCGTATGGTCCAACAAGCAATATATCAAGTAATAGGTGGAATAATAGACCCGAAATTTTCCGATTCAAGTTTTGGTTTTCGACCAAATAGAAACCAACACCAAGCCATAAAGAAATCTATCAAATACTATGAACAAGGCTATAAAGTGGTAGTGGATTGTGATCTCAAAAGTTACTTTGACACCATTAACCATCAAAAGCTAATGGAATACCTCAAGGAATTCATTAAAGATAAAATTATATTAAAGCTAATTTGGAAATTTCTTAAAAGCGGAATATTAGAGAATGGCTTTACCAAACCAACTGAATTCGGTGCGCCTCAAGGCGGTGTACTTTCACCAATTCTTAGTAATGTTTATTTAAATCAGTTAGATATAGAACTGGAGGAAAGAGGACATAAATTCGTTCGCTTTGCGGATGATTTTTGCATCTACGTTAAAAGTAAACGAGCTGGTGAACGTGTCCTTGATAGCATTACAAAGTTTTTGGAGAAGGAACTGAAGCTGACAGTTAATAAAACTAAAAGTAAGGTGGGGTCTCCGACCAAACTAAAATTTTTAGGTTTCTGTATCCACAGTACATCTAAAAGTACAGGATGTAGACCACACCACTCCGCGAAGAAAAGATTCAGAGATAAACTAAAATATAAAACTAGACGAAATCGTACTGGTAAATTTGAGGATATCGTTAAAGAAATTAATCAAGTTACGGTTGGATGGATAAATTACTATGGCATTGGTTTGATGAAAATGTTCATTCAAGATATGAGAAAGTGGCTAAACCATCGGTTAAGGCAACTTATTTGGAAAAGGTGGAAGAAAGTCAAGACAAGGTACTATCAACTTAGGAGATTAGGTATCCAACACAATGAAGCCTGGAAAGTAGCGAATACCCGTAAGGGTTATTGGAGGATTTCAGGAAGTGAAACTCTACATAAAGCTATTAGAACAAAAACGCTCATCAAATGGGGAATAAAGGACCTTAATTATTTGTATGAGCGTCGATACTTAAGTTATTGA
- a CDS encoding MDR family MFS transporter, with amino-acid sequence MSSLYEKRNKIVLPFLIAAFIGLFNETALNMAFVEIGKGFGIETSTVQWLTTGYLLVLGIFVPVSSFLMQRFTTRQLFGASLSLSIIGTFIAAVSPSFSVLLIARVVQALGTAIILPLMMTVILMVYPVEKRGAAMGKIGLVIVFAPAIGPTLAGVILQKFTWHFIFGVTLPFLLIAIFVGLKFIENVSEIQPTKLDVVSFILSTIGFGGVVYGFSISGELGTFMTTEVYFAVGIGLLALILFAIRQLKLETPMLNLKVFKYPMYTLGLLIILALMMTLLSVMVLLPIYLQNVLLLVPMIAGLLLLPGGVVNAFMSVVAGNLFDKYGPRVMVPLGLVITIISLFFLRMIDTDTSTFTIIIMHILLLIGISFIMMPAQTNGLNQLPPELYTDGTAIMNTFQQVAGAVGTAIAVTVMSITSNQYTNPLTGLVEGVQNSILLGLIISIIAFVLSFFIKRVSTTARH; translated from the coding sequence ATGAGTAGTTTATACGAAAAAAGAAATAAAATAGTATTACCATTTCTAATTGCTGCCTTTATCGGACTGTTTAACGAAACGGCGTTAAATATGGCATTTGTGGAGATTGGTAAGGGATTTGGTATTGAAACATCGACAGTACAATGGTTAACAACAGGATACTTGCTCGTATTAGGTATTTTTGTTCCCGTATCTTCGTTTCTAATGCAACGATTTACGACTAGGCAATTGTTTGGTGCCTCATTATCATTATCGATTATAGGTACATTTATTGCAGCCGTTTCGCCAAGTTTTTCGGTTCTTTTAATAGCTCGAGTTGTCCAGGCGTTAGGGACGGCAATTATTCTACCGTTAATGATGACGGTAATACTAATGGTGTATCCAGTTGAAAAACGTGGAGCAGCAATGGGGAAAATTGGGCTAGTTATTGTATTTGCGCCAGCAATTGGTCCTACATTGGCGGGAGTTATCTTACAAAAATTTACATGGCATTTTATTTTTGGCGTAACACTGCCATTTTTACTTATTGCCATTTTTGTGGGGCTAAAGTTCATTGAAAATGTTAGTGAAATACAACCGACCAAGTTAGATGTTGTATCGTTTATTCTTTCCACAATTGGTTTTGGTGGAGTCGTTTATGGATTCAGTATTTCAGGTGAATTAGGTACATTTATGACAACTGAAGTATATTTTGCGGTAGGAATTGGGTTACTTGCTTTAATCTTATTTGCAATTCGCCAATTGAAACTTGAAACACCTATGTTAAATTTAAAAGTCTTTAAGTATCCAATGTATACATTAGGTTTGCTCATTATTTTAGCTTTAATGATGACGTTGTTATCGGTTATGGTCCTGTTACCGATTTACTTACAAAATGTATTGTTATTAGTGCCAATGATCGCAGGATTATTACTGTTACCAGGTGGCGTTGTTAATGCCTTTATGTCAGTAGTAGCAGGAAATCTGTTCGACAAATATGGTCCACGTGTGATGGTTCCACTTGGACTAGTAATAACAATCATCAGCTTATTCTTTTTACGCATGATTGATACAGACACATCTACTTTCACAATCATTATTATGCATATTTTATTACTGATTGGGATTTCGTTTATCATGATGCCTGCTCAAACAAACGGTTTAAACCAATTGCCGCCTGAATTATATACAGATGGAACAGCAATTATGAATACATTCCAGCAAGTAGCAGGTGCAGTGGGGACAGCAATCGCGGTAACAGTCATGTCGATCACATCAAATCAATATACTAATCCATTAACAGGTTTAGTGGAAGGTGTCCAAAATTCAATCTTACTAGGGTTAATCATATCGATTATTGCCTTTGTTCTATCCTTCTTCATTAAACGTGTGTCAACTACAGCAAGGCACTAA
- the mutM gene encoding bifunctional DNA-formamidopyrimidine glycosylase/DNA-(apurinic or apyrimidinic site) lyase, whose protein sequence is MPELPEMETYKTLLGSLINGQKISNVEIGREKSINVPVDQFTTQIVNQTIKMISRRAKYLIFQLQDGSCLLLHLMLGGWMFFGKEEDKPDRTIQVKLSFGEQHLFFIGLRLGYLHLLSPDEVKEELKNLGPEVLAPDFTLDAFHQLMQKRKGTIKTTLLNQEVLAGIGNAYSDEILWHAEIRPDRKINELEDQQLTRTYHSIQYILNKGLNEGGYMENPLYKGDEKTGGYQFYVYDKEGEECFRCKTPIIKEEISSRKTFFCPNCQQ, encoded by the coding sequence ATGCCTGAATTGCCAGAGATGGAAACATATAAAACTTTATTGGGGTCATTGATCAATGGGCAAAAAATTTCAAATGTTGAGATAGGGCGAGAAAAGTCTATTAATGTTCCAGTTGACCAGTTTACTACGCAAATTGTAAATCAAACAATAAAAATGATTTCTAGAAGAGCTAAATATTTAATCTTTCAATTACAGGATGGGTCATGTTTACTGTTACATCTGATGCTTGGTGGATGGATGTTTTTTGGTAAAGAGGAAGATAAACCGGACAGGACCATTCAAGTAAAGCTATCCTTTGGAGAACAACATTTATTTTTCATAGGACTACGATTAGGCTACTTGCATCTTTTATCACCTGATGAAGTCAAGGAAGAACTGAAAAACCTAGGACCAGAAGTGCTTGCTCCCGATTTTACATTGGACGCCTTTCACCAGCTTATGCAAAAAAGAAAGGGGACAATTAAAACAACACTACTCAATCAAGAAGTACTTGCTGGTATCGGGAATGCATATTCTGATGAGATTCTATGGCATGCAGAGATTCGCCCAGATAGGAAAATTAATGAGCTAGAAGATCAACAATTAACGCGGACTTATCATTCGATTCAATATATCCTCAATAAAGGACTCAACGAAGGTGGGTATATGGAAAACCCGCTATATAAAGGTGATGAAAAAACAGGAGGATATCAATTTTATGTTTACGATAAAGAAGGGGAAGAATGCTTTCGCTGCAAAACTCCTATTATAAAAGAAGAAATCTCATCACGGAAAACGTTCTTTTGTCCCAATTGTCAGCAATAA
- a CDS encoding methyl-accepting chemotaxis protein encodes MKFNLLGFLTGTIKRKLLTVSILLLTIPLLVLGVFSYQKSSSSLDDLGQTNLKNSVVQTLELMNVLNQQVEEGKISLEDAQEKVRIAILGEMDADNKRPINKNIDLGENGYMFITDPEGTFVAHPGKEGQNLWDTKDKNGTYYVREYIERGMNGGGYTYFIAPFIDNQNKFGEKIAYSKEFAEWGWIVVAGTYMVDFNEPAGEILTLNSIVIGITLLISIAVIWLFSNNVTNPIKKVTEQMTHIADGNLTISELDIRSKDETGQLAKGLNDLHTNLKEMIKNISSASQLISGHSEELTQSANEVKVGTEQISKTMEEIASGTESQASLAGDLSTSMGMYVEKVEEAYDNGEKIYQSSNEVLQLTEDGAQLMRESVEQMTNIDRIVNDSVLKVQQLDVQSNEISKLVTVIRDVAEQTNLLALNAAIEAARAGEHGRGFAVVAEEVKKLAEEVSKSVTDITQIVSRIQGDTSGVVQSLQTGYSEVEKGTNQLKTTGDKFRKINDSVKDMASTISLVSEHLTMMKSTSQEMNSSIEEIAAISEESAAGVEQTSASAQQTSSSMEEVAASSEELAKLAIKLNDSVQQFRY; translated from the coding sequence ATGAAATTCAATTTGCTTGGTTTTTTAACAGGTACAATCAAAAGGAAGCTTCTGACTGTCTCGATTTTGCTATTGACGATTCCGTTGCTTGTTTTAGGTGTATTTAGTTATCAAAAGAGTAGTAGTAGTTTAGATGATTTGGGTCAAACGAATTTGAAAAATAGTGTTGTACAAACGCTTGAATTGATGAATGTACTCAATCAACAAGTAGAGGAAGGTAAAATTTCTCTTGAAGATGCGCAAGAAAAAGTAAGAATCGCGATATTAGGAGAAATGGATGCTGACAATAAACGACCAATTAACAAAAATATTGATTTAGGTGAAAACGGCTACATGTTTATTACTGATCCCGAAGGAACATTTGTTGCTCACCCTGGTAAAGAAGGACAGAACCTTTGGGATACAAAGGATAAGAATGGTACATATTATGTGCGAGAATATATTGAAAGAGGGATGAATGGAGGAGGATATACCTATTTTATAGCTCCATTTATAGATAACCAAAATAAATTCGGTGAAAAAATTGCCTACTCTAAAGAATTTGCTGAATGGGGATGGATAGTGGTGGCAGGTACCTATATGGTAGATTTTAATGAACCTGCTGGTGAAATCCTGACATTAAATTCTATTGTTATCGGAATTACGTTACTAATTAGTATTGCGGTTATATGGCTATTTTCTAATAATGTGACGAACCCTATTAAAAAAGTTACGGAACAAATGACTCATATTGCTGATGGGAATTTAACGATTAGTGAACTGGACATTAGGTCAAAAGATGAAACAGGACAATTAGCTAAAGGACTCAATGATTTACATACTAATTTAAAAGAGATGATAAAAAACATCTCAAGCGCTTCTCAGCTAATTTCGGGTCATAGTGAGGAACTCACACAATCAGCAAATGAAGTAAAAGTTGGAACAGAGCAAATCTCTAAAACAATGGAAGAAATTGCTTCTGGTACTGAATCGCAAGCAAGTCTTGCAGGTGACCTTTCAACTTCGATGGGCATGTATGTAGAAAAAGTAGAAGAAGCCTATGATAATGGCGAGAAAATCTATCAGTCTTCAAATGAAGTGTTACAATTGACTGAAGACGGTGCACAATTAATGCGAGAATCTGTTGAACAAATGACGAATATTGATCGTATCGTGAATGATTCCGTTCTGAAAGTACAGCAGCTGGATGTTCAGTCTAATGAAATTTCTAAATTAGTTACAGTTATAAGAGATGTAGCGGAACAAACGAACTTATTGGCTTTAAACGCGGCAATTGAAGCAGCACGTGCTGGCGAACATGGTCGTGGGTTTGCAGTTGTTGCAGAAGAAGTGAAAAAACTTGCAGAAGAGGTATCCAAATCTGTAACGGATATCACTCAAATTGTTAGTAGAATTCAAGGGGATACATCGGGAGTAGTACAATCATTACAAACGGGGTATTCAGAAGTTGAAAAAGGTACGAACCAATTGAAAACAACGGGCGATAAATTCAGAAAAATTAATGATTCTGTAAAAGATATGGCTTCGACAATTAGCCTTGTTAGTGAACATTTAACAATGATGAAATCCACTAGCCAAGAAATGAATTCATCTATAGAGGAGATTGCGGCTATTTCGGAAGAATCTGCTGCAGGTGTTGAACAAACGTCTGCCTCTGCTCAGCAAACAAGTAGTTCAATGGAAGAAGTTGCAGCGAGTTCCGAAGAGCTTGCTAAACTAGCAATTAAATTAAACGACTCGGTGCAGCAATTTAGATACTGA
- a CDS encoding tRNA-dihydrouridine synthase — MIDNFWRDLPRPFFVLAPMEDVTDVVFRHVISKAGRPDVFFTEFTNTESYCHPEGQKSVRGRLIFTEDEQPMVAHIWGDKPEYFRQMSIGMAEQGFKGIDINMGCPVPNVASRGKGSGLILRPEVAAEIIQAAKAGGLPVSVKTRLGYTEIDEWQEWLTHILKQDIANLSIHLRTRKEMSQVDAHWELIPEIKKLRDRVAPDTLLTINGDIPDRQTGLQLAEQYGVDGIMIGRGVFKNPFAFEKEQREHSSEEYLDLLRLQLDLQDQYADVLPRSITALHRFFKIYVKGFRGASELRNQLMSTKSTDEVRAMLDSFIKNVDDVTR, encoded by the coding sequence ATGATAGATAATTTTTGGCGTGATTTACCGCGACCATTTTTTGTACTCGCACCAATGGAAGATGTAACAGATGTTGTTTTTCGCCATGTAATTAGTAAAGCTGGAAGACCGGATGTGTTTTTCACGGAATTTACCAATACAGAGAGTTATTGTCATCCAGAAGGGCAGAAAAGTGTGCGCGGACGTCTAATTTTTACAGAAGATGAACAACCAATGGTAGCACATATATGGGGAGATAAACCTGAATACTTCCGTCAAATGAGTATTGGCATGGCAGAGCAAGGATTTAAAGGCATTGATATTAATATGGGTTGTCCAGTACCTAATGTAGCATCGAGAGGGAAAGGTAGTGGCCTTATTCTCCGCCCAGAAGTCGCTGCAGAGATTATCCAAGCTGCAAAAGCTGGAGGACTTCCTGTTAGTGTGAAGACGAGACTTGGTTACACGGAGATTGATGAGTGGCAGGAATGGTTAACACATATATTAAAACAAGACATTGCAAATCTTTCTATTCATTTGCGTACTAGAAAAGAAATGAGCCAAGTCGATGCACATTGGGAGCTCATTCCTGAAATTAAAAAACTTCGTGACCGTGTAGCCCCTGATACACTGTTGACGATTAATGGGGATATACCTGACCGTCAAACTGGGTTACAGCTTGCCGAACAATACGGTGTGGATGGGATTATGATCGGGCGTGGTGTTTTTAAAAATCCATTTGCCTTTGAAAAAGAGCAGAGGGAGCATAGCAGTGAAGAATATCTTGACCTACTAAGACTGCAGCTTGATCTACAAGATCAATATGCGGATGTACTTCCACGTTCCATCACAGCACTTCATCGTTTTTTCAAAATATATGTTAAAGGATTCCGAGGTGCGAGTGAGTTAAGAAATCAATTGATGAGCACAAAATCAACAGATGAAGTACGTGCAATGCTCGATAGCTTCATAAAGAATGTAGATGATGTGACACGGTAG
- a CDS encoding malate synthase, whose translation MNLINKKVTHKRFGLGSIVKHNESSIEIHFASESKKFVFPDVFEKHLILQDKNVANTLEEIIKKKEIERREEEWKKEEEKRRQRKNHELRLEHEKLMKNYKLHPESQMVFWCDTEEQDRSFSEWQVFSGVIKSGTNKGKPNKPIRLHQNSAVLLTATDSKDPEKDRRILGVYMVHEDFIGKLSEDGYIPAHSKYRLQLTEQESDQLLFWNYYVNEKSPQNMTWKTGKYRYFDNLWMAQILLDIVSLKVDVKEKELAQQFFKHFCKMNKISAQELPKPDGALTRI comes from the coding sequence ATGAATCTAATCAATAAAAAAGTTACACACAAGCGTTTTGGCTTGGGAAGTATTGTTAAACATAATGAATCTAGTATTGAAATACATTTCGCATCGGAAAGCAAAAAGTTTGTTTTCCCCGATGTGTTTGAAAAGCACTTAATCTTGCAAGATAAAAATGTTGCTAACACACTTGAGGAAATCATAAAAAAGAAAGAAATCGAAAGAAGAGAAGAAGAATGGAAGAAGGAAGAGGAAAAAAGGCGACAACGAAAAAACCATGAACTTCGCTTAGAACATGAAAAACTGATGAAAAATTACAAGCTCCATCCTGAATCACAAATGGTATTTTGGTGTGATACAGAGGAACAGGATCGTTCTTTTTCTGAGTGGCAAGTTTTCTCAGGCGTAATTAAGAGTGGTACTAATAAAGGGAAGCCAAACAAACCAATTCGCTTACACCAAAATAGTGCTGTCTTGTTAACAGCAACAGATTCTAAAGATCCTGAAAAAGATAGACGTATCCTGGGTGTCTATATGGTACATGAGGATTTTATCGGGAAGTTAAGTGAAGATGGATACATTCCTGCCCATTCAAAATATAGATTGCAACTGACAGAACAAGAATCGGATCAGCTGCTTTTCTGGAACTACTATGTCAATGAAAAATCACCTCAGAATATGACTTGGAAAACAGGGAAATATCGTTATTTTGATAATCTATGGATGGCTCAAATTTTACTTGATATCGTTTCCTTAAAAGTTGATGTAAAGGAAAAAGAATTGGCACAACAATTTTTTAAACATTTTTGTAAAATGAATAAGATATCTGCTCAAGAATTACCAAAGCCGGATGGTGCATTAACGCGTATTTAG
- a CDS encoding phosphatidylglycerol lysyltransferase domain-containing protein, producing MIFKKNLIAYSQKKRTNRGLSENHLFEYDQIQSFLKEKGGNHVSHLIFLKDKKPFWTKDQSVLIVYKRIFNKLVVLGDPIGEESNIPLAISEFNEFCKQKKVKPIFYQVSPRYMQFYHDVGFRFVKQGEEAVIQLENFSLVGKRRGNLRTSMNKLSRNGFTFCVIEPPHCQKILEELKTLSDSWLGNDKEKGFSVVSFREDYVSSFPIALLHDPDGKIVAFATLATDYKETLNIDLMRKSKQSPNGAMDVLFVNVFEWARNNGFHKCSLGMAPLSNVGNSKHAFYREKMIHLIYLYGNNKYNFKGLKEFKSKFATDWEPKYLAYKKSFLPILLLQLVLLINQEQKPLEETKMRKNLLSVKNIFSKLDF from the coding sequence ATGATTTTTAAGAAAAATCTCATTGCCTACTCTCAAAAAAAGCGCACAAACAGAGGTTTATCTGAAAATCATCTGTTCGAATATGACCAAATACAATCCTTTTTAAAAGAAAAAGGTGGGAATCATGTGTCTCATCTAATTTTCCTGAAAGATAAAAAACCATTTTGGACAAAGGACCAGAGTGTACTAATAGTTTACAAGCGAATCTTTAACAAACTGGTTGTACTTGGGGATCCTATAGGAGAAGAGTCTAACATTCCATTAGCCATTAGCGAATTTAATGAGTTTTGTAAACAAAAGAAGGTAAAACCTATTTTCTATCAAGTAAGTCCAAGATATATGCAGTTTTATCATGATGTTGGTTTTCGGTTCGTAAAACAGGGGGAGGAGGCCGTTATACAGCTTGAAAATTTTTCTCTTGTAGGGAAAAGGAGAGGGAATCTCCGTACAAGCATGAACAAATTGTCGCGCAATGGTTTTACTTTTTGTGTGATAGAGCCTCCACATTGTCAAAAGATACTTGAAGAATTAAAAACGTTATCGGATTCTTGGCTAGGTAACGATAAGGAAAAAGGGTTCTCCGTAGTTTCTTTTCGTGAAGACTACGTATCTAGCTTTCCGATTGCCCTTTTACATGATCCGGATGGTAAAATCGTTGCTTTTGCAACATTAGCAACAGACTACAAAGAGACATTAAATATTGATCTGATGAGGAAAAGCAAACAAAGTCCTAATGGAGCCATGGATGTATTATTTGTTAACGTGTTTGAATGGGCAAGAAACAACGGCTTTCATAAATGTAGTTTAGGGATGGCTCCTTTATCGAACGTTGGAAATTCTAAACATGCATTCTATAGAGAAAAAATGATTCATTTAATCTACCTATATGGAAATAATAAGTATAATTTTAAAGGTTTAAAAGAATTTAAAAGTAAATTTGCAACAGATTGGGAGCCGAAATATTTAGCTTATAAAAAATCTTTTTTACCCATCCTACTTTTGCAATTAGTTTTATTAATTAATCAGGAACAAAAACCACTTGAAGAAACGAAGATGAGGAAAAACCTTTTATCTGTTAAAAATATATTCAGTAAATTAGATTTCTAA
- a CDS encoding PD40 domain-containing protein, with amino-acid sequence MDKLKLLKIATPLFVLLTLAACSMGQEEDRTVIQDPGESINDTEDKITETNVPSISIEKVDKFEGMEITDWFDEQTVVLAKENEEFGKMSLLENSEYYPRSIYLYNLDTKEYKTVKAQKDMFLGGATLSPDKKHLLYYEYSFGDVAHYLMSMDNMGQPVAEDNLGIAYTAEWADNQHVIGASYAGGAYMADTDRNITQIAELEEEQLFTVQKIQDKIYYITTNTPTFQLHMLDLVTKEKRDLNVENVDGITFSPDGKQILISQGTESTRRLLLADAEGNILKTIAEGSEITGDSWSPNQQRIAYQLKSVINGEDSSGLYVYDVLTGESTQLAADVRNAHIIWSPSGDKIAVTELDGLTYNSSVIYLR; translated from the coding sequence ATGGATAAGTTGAAATTATTAAAAATTGCTACGCCCTTATTCGTCTTATTGACTCTTGCAGCTTGTAGCATGGGGCAGGAAGAGGATCGTACAGTAATTCAAGACCCAGGTGAAAGCATTAATGATACTGAAGACAAAATCACCGAAACCAACGTACCTTCTATTTCCATTGAAAAGGTCGATAAGTTTGAAGGAATGGAGATTACTGACTGGTTCGATGAACAGACCGTCGTACTTGCAAAGGAAAACGAGGAGTTTGGAAAAATGAGCCTCTTAGAGAATTCCGAATACTACCCTAGAAGTATATATTTGTACAATCTTGATACGAAAGAATATAAAACGGTAAAAGCCCAAAAGGATATGTTTCTCGGAGGAGCGACATTGTCTCCTGACAAAAAACATCTATTATACTATGAATACTCATTTGGAGATGTCGCCCATTACTTGATGAGTATGGACAACATGGGGCAACCTGTAGCGGAGGACAATCTCGGGATTGCCTATACGGCCGAGTGGGCTGACAATCAACATGTAATAGGTGCTTCCTATGCGGGTGGGGCATATATGGCCGATACAGACAGGAATATTACCCAGATTGCCGAGCTAGAAGAAGAGCAATTGTTCACAGTACAAAAAATACAGGATAAAATCTATTACATTACTACTAATACGCCTACCTTCCAGTTACATATGCTGGATCTGGTGACAAAAGAAAAAAGAGACCTGAACGTGGAAAATGTAGATGGAATTACTTTCTCGCCTGATGGCAAGCAAATACTAATATCTCAAGGAACAGAATCGACGAGGAGACTGCTGCTTGCCGATGCCGAGGGAAATATTTTAAAAACAATCGCTGAGGGTTCTGAGATAACAGGTGATTCCTGGTCGCCTAACCAGCAGAGGATTGCATACCAACTCAAATCTGTCATTAACGGCGAAGACAGTAGCGGACTCTATGTGTACGATGTACTAACTGGGGAATCCACGCAATTGGCGGCGGATGTCAGAAATGCTCATATCATATGGAGCCCATCTGGAGACAAAATTGCCGTTACTGAACTAGATGGGTTAACTTACAACAGTAGCGTCATATATTTGAGATAG